Proteins encoded within one genomic window of Rossellomorea vietnamensis:
- a CDS encoding aminotransferase: MTTKTSYIAQSVKNLKPSGIRKFFDLAANMEGVISLGVGEPDFITSWTVREAAILSLEQGYTSYTANAGLLELREKIARYMKDGYSVDYDPKTEIIVTVGASQALDISMRAIIDQGDEVIIVEPGFVSYVPLVQLAGGVPVTVETKPENGFKVTAEELEAAITSKTKAVLLCSPNNPTGTVLERGNLESLAEVIRKHDLVVFSDEIYAELAYDSHHVSIASLEDMRKRTIVINGFSKGFAMTGWRLGYICAPEEIASSLLKIHQYAMMCASTPAQYAAVEALDKGMDDVMEMKRSYRHRRHYFVDSLNELGLTCHTPGGAFYAFPSIQKTGMSSGEFAEKLLMEEKVAVVPGNVFGKGGEGFIRCSYASSMEQLQEAVKRMKRFVENHS; encoded by the coding sequence ATGACAACCAAGACATCGTACATAGCTCAATCCGTTAAGAATTTAAAGCCTTCAGGGATCAGGAAATTCTTCGATCTGGCTGCCAATATGGAAGGGGTCATTTCCTTAGGCGTAGGGGAGCCGGATTTCATCACCTCCTGGACGGTGAGGGAAGCGGCAATTCTATCCTTGGAACAGGGATATACCTCCTATACTGCGAATGCAGGACTTCTCGAATTGAGGGAAAAGATTGCCCGGTATATGAAAGACGGGTACTCGGTTGACTATGATCCGAAAACGGAAATCATCGTGACGGTCGGGGCTTCACAGGCACTTGATATCAGCATGAGGGCCATTATCGATCAGGGGGATGAAGTGATCATCGTCGAACCGGGCTTCGTTTCGTACGTTCCCCTCGTCCAATTGGCGGGAGGAGTGCCGGTAACAGTCGAAACCAAACCGGAAAATGGCTTCAAGGTTACAGCTGAAGAACTCGAAGCGGCCATTACGTCAAAGACAAAAGCTGTGCTGCTTTGTTCCCCGAACAATCCTACAGGGACGGTCCTTGAAAGGGGGAATTTAGAGAGTCTGGCTGAAGTGATCCGGAAGCATGACCTCGTCGTCTTCTCAGATGAAATTTATGCGGAGCTTGCCTATGACTCTCACCATGTATCCATCGCTTCCCTGGAAGACATGAGAAAAAGGACCATCGTCATAAACGGATTCTCGAAAGGGTTCGCCATGACGGGCTGGAGGCTCGGCTATATATGCGCCCCTGAAGAGATTGCTTCATCCTTATTGAAGATCCATCAGTACGCCATGATGTGTGCGTCGACGCCTGCACAATATGCAGCAGTCGAGGCACTGGATAAGGGGATGGACGATGTGATGGAAATGAAGAGAAGCTACCGTCACCGACGTCACTATTTCGTCGACTCCCTGAATGAATTGGGTTTAACATGCCACACCCCGGGAGGAGCGTTCTATGCCTTTCCTTCCATTCAAAAGACGGGAATGTCTTCCGGGGAATTTGCAGAAAAACTCCTGATGGAAGAAAAAGTGGCGGTTGTGCCCGGTAATGTATTCGGTAAAGGGGGAGAAGGGTTTATTCGTTGTTCTTATGCCTCGAGCATGGAGCAGCTGCAGGAAGCTGTGAAACGGATGAAGCGATTTGTGGAGAATCACAGTTAA
- a CDS encoding helix-turn-helix domain-containing protein gives MSHFGENLKRIREERKLSQQELALRARLGTKTIEKYESDLQIPDTQTILKLSTVLDIPASELMEREVKGHHTPTGVDAEMEQLIKELGPKRTKLILRKAKEFSEEDFLRVMQMLYELKYETHES, from the coding sequence ATGTCTCATTTTGGTGAAAATCTGAAACGAATAAGGGAAGAGCGTAAATTGTCTCAACAGGAATTGGCTTTACGGGCCCGATTGGGGACGAAAACGATTGAGAAATATGAATCTGATTTGCAGATTCCCGACACCCAAACCATTCTTAAACTTTCCACTGTTCTCGATATACCTGCTTCCGAGCTCATGGAACGGGAAGTGAAGGGTCACCATACTCCTACAGGGGTCGACGCTGAGATGGAGCAGCTGATCAAAGAACTGGGTCCGAAGCGGACGAAGCTCATCCTTCGCAAGGCCAAGGAATTCTCAGAAGAGGATTTTCTGAGGGTGATGCAAATGCTATATGAATTAAAATATGAAACACATGAATCGTAA